A window from Bdellovibrionales bacterium encodes these proteins:
- a CDS encoding lytic transglycosylase domain-containing protein, with translation MRKILITSLLVVSACASKERRPAAVPVLIPASDGAVELDQALQQGATPTVAYLKTQVTAKSYDGLNGRDPAAQLPTAIRAERITQAIPKDRNVLTAFIRKFREWTPARRAHYATQLQGENFHCGQAVEAQAMAMTLEIDFPEEGAMASSQALHEKGLVCQAFSRQESLFKLAVFAIQKGDCNKATEYLGKFPDTVERGVSDRLNYLRSFCSGGAANVAERNPWGGYGILLGDAKNVERGSYRWTLGTKSGSEDWDRLLASFVELYEKNQPETIQYLASKINYDKLRALPVPFQTSMLVMMNFAGADLPVFQTLHKFLGEHPEMATPAVANLLFPVRYWNQILENSKNTDPVLVKALIRQESAFNPMARSRARAAGLMQLIYPTAKNFGVKKQKDLVDPNVNIHAGSEFLAQLINDFGSVELALAAYNAGPAAVRQWQKRYQTKNIDLFVEMIPYTETREYVRLVRRNYKVYQAILPKPTAGAQTLSGM, from the coding sequence ATGCGCAAAATACTGATCACTTCGCTTTTGGTTGTTTCGGCCTGTGCCAGCAAAGAACGTCGTCCGGCGGCGGTTCCCGTCTTGATCCCCGCATCTGATGGAGCGGTGGAGTTAGACCAAGCACTCCAGCAAGGTGCCACACCGACAGTGGCCTATTTGAAAACGCAAGTGACAGCAAAAAGTTATGACGGCTTGAATGGCCGTGATCCTGCGGCGCAATTGCCGACAGCGATTCGTGCCGAGCGTATCACGCAGGCGATTCCTAAAGATCGCAATGTTCTGACAGCGTTTATTCGTAAATTCCGTGAATGGACTCCGGCGCGCCGTGCGCACTATGCAACGCAATTGCAGGGTGAGAACTTCCATTGTGGTCAAGCGGTGGAAGCTCAAGCCATGGCGATGACTTTGGAAATCGATTTCCCAGAAGAAGGGGCGATGGCGTCTTCGCAAGCGTTGCATGAAAAAGGCTTGGTGTGCCAGGCGTTCTCGCGCCAGGAAAGCCTGTTTAAACTGGCCGTCTTTGCGATTCAAAAAGGTGATTGTAATAAAGCGACGGAATATCTTGGTAAATTTCCTGATACGGTCGAGCGTGGTGTGAGTGATCGTTTGAATTACTTGCGCAGTTTCTGCTCGGGTGGTGCGGCGAATGTGGCAGAGCGCAATCCGTGGGGCGGCTACGGGATTTTGCTCGGCGATGCCAAAAATGTAGAGCGTGGCAGTTATCGCTGGACTCTCGGTACGAAGAGCGGATCTGAAGACTGGGACCGATTGCTGGCGTCGTTTGTCGAGCTCTATGAAAAGAACCAGCCGGAGACGATTCAGTATCTGGCAAGCAAAATCAATTACGATAAATTGCGCGCTTTGCCTGTGCCGTTTCAGACTTCGATGCTGGTGATGATGAATTTTGCTGGGGCCGATCTGCCGGTATTCCAAACGCTGCATAAATTCCTCGGCGAACATCCTGAGATGGCGACTCCGGCAGTGGCCAATCTGCTTTTCCCGGTTCGTTACTGGAATCAAATTTTAGAAAACAGCAAAAACACGGACCCGGTTCTGGTGAAAGCTTTGATCCGTCAGGAAAGTGCGTTTAATCCGATGGCTCGTAGTCGTGCGAGGGCAGCGGGTTTAATGCAGCTGATTTATCCGACTGCGAAGAACTTCGGCGTGAAGAAGCAGAAGGATCTCGTTGATCCGAATGTGAATATTCATGCAGGCTCTGAGTTCCTCGCTCAGCTGATTAATGACTTCGGTTCTGTAGAACTCGCCTTAGCGGCTTATAATGCCGGTCCCGCGGCGGTTCGCCAGTGGCAGAAGCGCTATCAAACGAAAAACATCGATCTCTTCGTAGAGATGATTCCTTACACTGAGACCCGCGAGTACGTGCGCCTAGTGCGCCGTAATTATAAGGTCTATCAGGCGATCTTGCCGAAGCCGACAGCCGGCGCTCAG